The genome window tcttaaaatacaaaaaacagacaggatttctagtccctccctgtttagtaaaccagccaatttaccgtgggatttatcaaactgaataaatcccgccctgacatataaacacaaaactgctttgctaactccatcgtgttgtaagtaagacatctgctgaaaaagttattgtaatcatcagcatgattgccgttctgtttagttcacaaacatccaacacaccaaagtacaaacacatagcggaccagacgcgagcttttattttgaaaagccgaagctcggggatagcaccagccgggagggcatgagacgggagcatagactgtatattattaatatattatgttattaataataataataataatatgaatttaatatcggttaataacggtcgaaaatccagctgttccactagctgctccctctagaggtctggagaacttccgttgtgtaatctcgatctcgcgtttttttgttgcatttgttttctgggtttgtgtgcttttctttttgcatcgtttcatatttgcagcgcgtttatctatttggttgtgttgtgtgtatttgcagtgcgtttatgtatttggttgtgttgttttatttgcagtgcgtttgctgaatgccgcgcatgtgttgtcaaattaatgaagttgtttttctttttgcatcgcttcttttttcggggtttgcgtgcttttctttttgcatcgtttcatatttgcagcgcgtttatgtatttggttgtgttgtggtatttgcagcgcatttgctgaatgctgcacatgtgttgtcaaatgaatgaagttgttttcttaatttgcttgtgttttgtctatttgcgagtgttttcttaagttgcagggcgtctgcccctgtcggccaccgtactaatcagccagaataactaaaatcacctgtgtgggtgcTCAGAGGTTTTAAACTGACCTTAGTCAATCTTAAATGGAGACatattcagcaactgcatagtTTGGTTTCACCAAAGTCACGCAATAACACAAATAAACTAACCGATCAAGGCAGCGGTGGACCAGCAACTCCCTTGTTCTACGAGGTAATATTACAGTTTTTATCAATAGAGTCTgatggctttgaagagagcatagataacagccatgaccgaaagaatgagatccagggtacaagtggccgaaatgggtttcctcaggagggtggctggcgtctcccttagagatagggtgagaagctcagtcatccgtgaggagctcggagtagagccgctgctccttcgcgtcgaaaggagccagttgaggtggtttgagcatctggtaaggatgccccctgggcgcctccctagggaggtgttccaggcacgtccagctgggaggaggcctcggggaagacccaggactaggtggagggattatatctccaacctggcctgggaacgcctcgggatctcccagtcggagctggttaatgtggctcgggaaagggaagtttggggtcccctgctggagctgctgcccccgcgacccgaccccggataagcggacgacgatggatggatggatggatagataacTGCTTTGGTTTCCTGTCGAAAAGGGCTATCTGACAGtagaaatattctaaatatagcgtacacttaaatttaaattattttagacCATGGCAGTGTgtgaatgacagttacatttagtGCAAGTCTGTGATAAGACACAAACTCCAGTCACctatatatattcaaatgtgGAATAACTATTAAgataatgtttattttatttaggaagGGACAATTAGTCCTGTAAATGTGCCATTTCTGGCAGGTTGATtgcataaaaagaaaacatacaaaAGCACATGAGCAAAGACTGAAGCAAATAAACACATATAAAACCACATACAGTAACACATAACCACTACAGCAGATTTTGACAGCATTGTCAACCAGTTTTATAGATTTGGAGAAAGAGTTGAAAGATGTGATGTTCCATAGTTCTGTGGCTATAGTGTTCCAGGCACATGTTGCTTGGTAGGAAAAGGCTGACTGCCCAAAGGTACTTTTTCTATGTGGTATTTTACAATCCCTTCTGGCAGTAGCACTAGTGAGTTCACTCAGAGACTCTTCAGCACTCAATGTATCTAACATCTGTCTATAGATAGCCAATTAGTGGTACTAGCAGTTAAGGGACTTAAGGGACATGCACAGTCCTCCCTTAAAAGACTGCAGAGCTCAGCACAAGACATTTGAAACTGTGTGCCACAATGCCACATTACTGCAGGGAGGGTTTTTGGTAAATAACTGCACTTACATCTTTTGATTTCAAAGAAGCTGGACTTGGGTATTAATATATTAGGATTTATGATCTTATTTTGATATTAGAAGGTATATCATTTGGCTTTTGGAAGTGCGTCAAATATTGTTCATACATATACAATATGCCAGATAACAACTCAATAGCTGGTGGTGAATCCTTGAGGCGTCACATCACTGAACATATCATTATAGTGCAGGTTCTggtggtgattttcctttgcaTCAATATGTTGCTCATTGTGaccttttttaaaaaggagAGCTTCTACACAACTGCACGCTACATCTTATTTGCTGTTACACTACTGTCTGATAGCTTTATATTATTCATGTCTGATATCCTGCTCATCCTGAGCTATTTCCGTTTTACTATGCAAATTGGCTTATGCATCGTTATCTATATTCCTTTGTCTCTGTATACTTTTGTCACCCCAGTTACTTTGACAGCAATGACCCTGGAGCGCTACGTGGCTATTTGCATGCCCCTTCGTCATGGAGAGCTGTGCTCCACTCGTAGTGCTCTGAACAGCATCCTCATCATTCACGGCCTCAGCTCTGTACCCTGTATTGTTGTTCTCTCCATCTTCTTTGCATCTGTCTCCCATAACTTGTATACCCAATATAGGATATGCTCCATGGATATATTTGTCTTTCTCCGATGGCAGGATCACATTAAGTTAGCTGTATATCAGTGTTACTTTTTAATCATGTCTGTCACCATTATTTTTTCCTACATTGGAATAATGAAAGTGGCCAAAGCTGCATCAGGAGAGAACAAAAAGTCATCATGGAAAGGGCTCAGAACAGTAATTCTTCATgctttccagctgctgctctgtctCATCCAGCTGTGGTGTCCATTCATAGAAACTGCTATATTCCAGATTAATTTAATGTTATACAATAATGTCAGGTTCTTTAATTACATAACTTTTAATCTTGCTCCAAGATGTCTGAGTCCTCTCATTTATGGCCTTAGGGATGAACACTTTTTTCTTGCATTGAAATACTATGTCCCTTTTGGATATTACTGTGTAAAAACAATGTGCCATGACCTGCCATAATCATTTCTATACATGCTGCCAATACTTTGTTATAGGCTACTCATGCAATTAAAATCTGTAAAAGAAACAGTTCTCCATCAACCTTTACCATGCACTTGTTAATCATTGTGGATATTTATGCTTACATTTTTTTGAACATGTCTGGCCCAATTTAATAACGAATGTTGTATTGCTACAATGAACACCTGGTGCAAAATTCAAGGACCATGTGTGATGACGTTTATTCTAGAAAATCAAGTCTGTTGAACACTTAAACTACATATTAAAACCTGAGTTATGCAATAGCACAGTTTGCATCATTGCTATTGTAATTTATATGTGACCgacctttttttgtatttcatcaACTGCAGCTTTCAAAACCCTGAAGCAATCTAAATCATTTACTTGTTATAGTAAAGTACAGTAGGAGAGTATAGAAAACAAAATTGTGTGTTTTAAGTTGCTGACTTTTTATGTAATATGCtgcttatcactttttttaatcaactgAATTTTAATAACTTTACCAGTCTAATGCGGGGCCTTGAGCAGCTTTGTGGTTTTTAGTTCAGATTATACTAATGGGTCACGGTTCTTCATTGCTACAtaaatatctttatttatcaGGCTTTGGTACATTATACTGGAAAGAAAGAAGATAGAGAGCAAATAGACAGTTGTGACattgatatacagtatgcacaTTATTCAGCAAACACACATCAGTGGCTCTGTATTAATTGtgtgaaaatataaaaaggtCTCAACAGAGTTTTGGGTCTAAGATCAGTAGATTTGTATAAATCAATCATAATTTCTTGATGAAAAGTCTTCAGGAAAACAATACACTGAACTTCCCCAACatggaaaaaatgtcatatttaaACTGTTCCTGGCCTGCTCAAATTCAAAGTGTGCAGTTCATAAGCATAACAGACCATTAAAGAAGTCTGCCCCATGGGCCAGCAGTGGGCGTTCAAGTTCACTGTATTACACTATATTGGTTGCATTTAAAATACAGTAATTTGAACAAAGTATGTGTTGGTTGGAATTATGGTAGAACCAAACGCATTTCCCCTAATGACAAAATGAAATCTGTGTTGATAAATGCAAATATTTGTGTACAAACTGATGACACttgtaaatgtttaaaataaagttAATCCACCCATTTTCTATACTGTTTTTGGATGCTTTATTAACACTGGAAACTGAAAAAGACCTCCACGAACTACACTTCAGTCAGAAACACTCTTGTGATAGATTTTACATTCACACATGCTCTGCACTCGCATATACTGACTCGCAAAGACTATGTTATACATAGTAGAAAAATGTAAGCATATGGTCAAAGAGCTTGAGTTACAATGTGCCTTGActtgtgctttcaaccctttctTATTCCCAACTCATCagatactgacgcttggtcagaaCCCCTTGGGGCTTTCGCATCTGACTACACTTGACCACGAAGTCCAGTTCAT of Sander lucioperca isolate FBNREF2018 chromosome 5, SLUC_FBN_1.2, whole genome shotgun sequence contains these proteins:
- the LOC116048225 gene encoding odorant receptor 131-2-like produces the protein MPDNNSIAGGESLRRHITEHIIIVQVLVVIFLCINMLLIVTFFKKESFYTTARYILFAVTLLSDSFILFMSDILLILSYFRFTMQIGLCIVIYIPLSLYTFVTPVTLTAMTLERYVAICMPLRHGELCSTRSALNSILIIHGLSSVPCIVVLSIFFASVSHNLYTQYRICSMDIFVFLRWQDHIKLAVYQCYFLIMSVTIIFSYIGIMKVAKAASGENKKSSWKGLRTVILHAFQLLLCLIQLWCPFIETAIFQINLMLYNNVRFFNYITFNLAPRCLSPLIYGLRDEHFFLALKYYVPFGYYCVKTMCHDLP